The Puntigrus tetrazona isolate hp1 chromosome 3, ASM1883169v1, whole genome shotgun sequence nucleotide sequence aaagATAAGAAAATAGCTCAGTGGCCCTTTAAAACaaacctattaaaaaaatcagttgaCAACTGGCACCATTCTTTGGTGCAAAAACAGACTATCTTTTCAACTATCAAGTCAACAACTTTATCAAATCAAGTGACAATTATTATACAGAGCTGAAGGAGAAATTGATTAATAGTGTTGATTCTAGGAAGCCTCCTAACTGTCCTGAGCACATGTGCTCCCGCTAGACAGAGTTTAGCCTAAAGGCAGAGAGATCGAGCAGGTCAGGGACATGCTCTGGGTCACAAGGGCCCTTCTGTGTCCCAGGTGGACCAGAGGTACAGAGAAAAGCATGAGAAGAACTCATGAAGCCCACTGTCCCTTCAGATTTAACAGGGTGGTGCTTCCGATAAGCTCTGCTATAAAGGAGACAGATGAGCCACAGAAGTTCACGTCGTGTTAGGCACGTCTTGTAGTAGATTCAGTCacaagaaaatcttttttttcagatggtTAGATTGAATGCTGACTCACACCTGTGAGCGCACATCGTATAGGGAGATGCTGTGACACTTTTTTTGTGCTATATGTAAATTAATGTTACAAATAGCTGACAGAAAATCCCCACAGGAGTGTTACACTAgtagaaaacattttacattattacatttattgtggCAAAACTATCACTAGCATCTTCAGCACCCCTGTCTTTCCAGTTCTCCTTCAAATAGTGTAATTCAATAaggcaacaaaatattaataatgattaaattaaaaaaaattattaattgagATGAATGTAGGGTAATAGCCATCTATGATAATGCTTTCACTACTGTAACCCAACTGATGATCACATTACCACACTGCAATGTTTATGTTGTTTCTATAttgtttgatgtgttttttgttgtgcACATCATGCTACAGAAGACGAATGTTTTTGGTATGAGTAGTGAGTAGTGTTACTGCAAATGCAACTGCATCATAGTGAAGCCTGTccgtatatatatgtgtatgctgTGGAAACAGGGCGGGTCTTGTGTCTTGAAGGAAGTCCCTGGCGGCAGGTGTTTCTGCCCAGATGTGTTcctgtgtgcttgtgtttgtgcaGTGAATCCTGCCGGGATATGCAGGAAAACATCCTCAGGGGGAGATCCTCCTGTCTGTTTGTGGAAGCCGATGTATTGTTAGATCACAAAATGTGACATGATACACAATTGTTGCTCTAGTTTGTCTCGTGGACACAGTGAGAAAACCGTTTGCCACATCATTGAATAAAATGAGAACGGTTCTGCTAAGATCTCTCATCGCAGACTTTGATATATGtcacataatttattatatggCAAAAGCTGTAAAATAGTCACTATTTCCTCTGAAATAGTGTTCACTTCATTAacgaaatgaaaaaataaaaatttctttccCCATAATTAGTTTGAGGTTAAGAGAAGACAGCACTggcattattaaacaaaatggcCTAGTTTTGTAGACAGGGCTatcctaaaccaggattaggccatagttcaattgggacatttaagtcatttttataaagattataataatataatattgtataataatagctcagatttacattttagtctaggatcAGGCTTAAACCCTTGTTTGCAAAGCAAGGGAGTATGTGTAGCTTAAAAAGCTCACTATATCCAAACATTGACTATAAAGACTGTTCATGCTTTGGGTTGCCAAATgtcttaaatcttaaaaatgtcttaaatccCCCTATCAAATGGACAGAATTAAATCCCTCTATCCAACGCATTTCAGTCAGCCATTTACACACACTGTCCTATAAGCTATGGAAAAAGCACTAACGATCTAAAAACTCTGACAAACATGCAAGTTAGTATATATCAGTCTCCCATGATATATTCTGTTCAGATGAAATacacaaattcacattttatctGTTTGCTGTGACTGAATCATTAAGGACACCGTAATAATTCTGACGTAATTTCTGAAATGGCACCAATCATGATCATCGATCAGttaaataattgtgtttatCAGATTAACTATTATGCAGCATGATTAAACTACAGACATTGTCAAATAAAACTCGACTAAACTCAAcaactgtaaatattataaaaacaaaaaaaatgcatgcatgaaccctccacctccccagctCCACATGTCTAGATCTGctagttttgtgtgtgtattcatgcaGCAGCGTATCTAATATGCTTACTGCAGCTCGTCTGTGTATCTGACTACTTTGCAGCctgaaaaaaagtctgaataaatattaaatataaataataaatactgtgtgtATCAGCTCAAAATGACAAGAAACAGTCAGAAAAACGCAACTGATTTCAGTCAGTCTGGTATTAGTTTATGAGCTTGTCATTAGTTAGTTCAATTTAACATCATTTTCACTGTTCCTTTTTAGAATCTACTTACAGCTCTTCTGATATTATGGAGGGCCAACTACGTCACGACAAAAGATTCAGCTACATTCTCAGAAGCAGCCTGCCCTCCTCTAACCTGACAACCAGTTCAATTAATGCCACACAAGTTTTCAGTGTGTTCGATGGGTGTGAGGATATGGTGGCTGGCGTTGTTTTCGACCTGGCTATACAGTGCTTCAACATAATCATAGGAATACCTGCCAACCTCCTGGTTCTCGCAAACCTAATAAAGACCCGAAATGAACCTTTAACTTCTGACATCTTCCTGGGCTGCCTGGCTTTCATGGACGCTTACTTTGGATTCATGACAATCATAGCGTTCCTCAATTTCTACCACTGGAGGAGCGCTATGGGTTGGAGAGCTATGAAGTTCTCATACGGTGTGAAGGACACCAGTGGGCCGCTTTTACTCTCCTGCGTCTGTCTGGATCGTTTCATAGCCGTTATCTTCCCCATCGCATTCGGACAGTTGAAGGACATCAAGTACAGGATCGGTTTGACCGTTGTGGTTCTGCTGCTCACTTTTGCTTACGCTTCGGCCAAAACTGTTGGTGGCATCCACAATTTTGAGAAGGTTTTCACTGGTGAGGTGTTGTTTGCCTTCACCTGGATGGTGGTGTGTAACGTGGCCATCCTCTGGGCCCTGAAACGCTCACGAGGTTCTGGTAAAGATGAGATGAATCCTATGAAAAGAAAGGCCTTTAAGATGGTGCTTTCTATCTTGATCATAATCATAAGCAACTATCTCCCTCCAGTGGCTCTGTTCCCCTTTGAAGATCATTACCCCCATAAGGTCTTCACTTGCTACGTGCAACCAGTATGTTTTGCCTTCGTAAACATCAGCAGCACTATCCAGCCTTTAACTTACTTGTCACGCTTAGAGAAAGTACCGTTCCTGCCTGAATCTTGTGTGGAGAAGTTAAGctgcaaggaaaaaaataacccCTCAAAGTAATGATGAACATCAGCATAATGAGTAGCAACTCTGTTTCCATAGTTCTGCAGttgaattgtttaaataaacaaacaactaaatctataaaacaaacttgttggacatttacaaataattatttatggaTCTTTTCAGACTactttatagatattttattaactgtaatatatacagtacattgtttaaaatgttgaagtataatgtatatttttgtaatttagagacataaataaaatgcaaaaattgatttaaagagTTGTGGCGCCATCATGTGTTACAGACATGAGTATAAGGAAAAACAGaagcaaagaaataaatgtttaaatattttcttaaaacatctgtttttcaTCTCTTCGTCCTGTTAATTTAACTGTGACATATGACACATCCACTAGCTATCTTTGTGTCTTAGTTTAATAGTTATCAGTCCTAAACTTCTGGTTATGAACAGACATGGTTTTTTAACACATCTTCCAGCTGGAAAAGACAATGGCAGTCAGAGAGACctcctctcctctgctctcCTCTCCAACTCCTTTCCTCCTCCTCTACTCTCCTCTCCTTTCCacctccttctctctcctctactctcttcttcctctcctctccaatcctttcctcctcctctctcctctacTCTCTTCTTcatttcctcctcctctccacctCCTTTACTTtcatctcctctcctctcttctcttctccagttgtttccttctcctcctctactctcttcttcctctcctctccaatcatttcctcctccttctctctcctctactctcttcttcctctcctctccaatcctttccttctcctcctctctcctcttttctcctctccaatcctttcctcctcctctccacctCCTTTACTTtcatctcctctcctctcttctccagttgtttccttctcctcctctactctcttcttcctctccaatcctttcctcctcctcctctcttcttcctctcctctccaatcctttccttctcctcctctctcctcttttctcctctccAATCCTTTCCTTCTCCTCTACTCTCTTCTTcatttcctcctcctctccacctCCTTTACTTtcatctcctctcctctcttctccagttgtttccttctcctcctctactctcttcttcctctccaATCCtttccttctcctcctctctcctcttttctcctctccaatcctttcctcctcctctctcctcgcTCCTCAACTCCGTTTTGAAGAAACAAAAGGGTGGACCACTGAGAAAAGTGCTCTACACCAGTCTACCAGAAAGGATAGAATCAAGGTGTATCATTTACCAGGTTTGTGATCTCTATTTTTGTGATGTTCATGATTGCTTTCTACAGTAGGACAGTAATtggcctttttatttttcctcagtTTCCTCAGAATGACACCATCACATCTCAGAGAGCCTGCGTTTTCAAAGCATCTCAGTGAAGACTCTCCATTAGAAACTCGTGAAATAAAACAACGTAAGTGGTTCTTTCAAATCATTTGTTGTCTTAAGCATACACTGGATAGAGGCCATTTCAGAAATGGTTTTGCGGTGTGCAATTTCAGAGCAGTTTTCTACTGAAAAGAGTTCAGTTTCGGCATTTACGGCTTAAACATGTTTCTGGAAAGGAATGTCCATTAGTGAAGTCTCAAGTGTCATGGTCAGTAACAGCTTTAGTAACCTCTATGCCCTGACAACCAGCCAGAACATGCTAACAACAATTTAGTACGATATGAAACAGCCCAATTAGAAGTATGAGGGTgtgttattttcttgttttttctcaGTGTTATCTTGTCATGTGCAcacataatttaaatgcataagaaatgtaataatatgtaaaGGATTAACGTATACAAGACTTCAttggaaaaaaacatgatggtTTGATACTGTTTCAAAACTTGAACAAATGACACATTGTTGAAGCATATGTAAACCAACTTTAAAATATGGGCAGAGTGGTTTATGTGTGCTTCATCATTTGACCACTAGATGCCACCGTGTGGAAAAACATTTCCACATTTGCTTTGAATGCCTCATTTCAACTGTTATGCAGTGTTGGATGTCAttgattctttttctttctttttagtttccccccccaaaaaacatacaaaacacacaaagtaTTAGTGTCACATATCTATTTATAGTATTGTAGATGCCATTGACCAATGGTCAGACACTTTTAAAGTCACAGCTCAGACAGTGACATGCAGGAAGTTTAATGTCTTATGTTGCTTTCAGCCTATGTATGGAAAGGAGACTGGCATTTAAAGGAGACAAAACACATAACGCATACATTTCTGCCAATCTCATGTAGATATTGAGTATCTATAGAGTAATATTGCATCCTTCCTATCACTGAAGAGTCTTAAGTTTTATCAGATTTATAAAAGACAGATCGAGGCATGCTGTGGGCCGAGCTAGAGTCAAAAGCACACAAAGATTTTGCTAAGCTCATCTACAAGCTGTGACATCTACGTGATTAAAACGGGAACAAAAACTTGATTGATTTTATTGACACTTCTTTGGTGAATTTTCTAAATTCTTCCTGTGCCAGTACTGTGACTTACCACATCCAAAGCCATCAACATGGACGAGAAATCTTTTTTCACATGTTTGATCAGCTTGTGAAAGGCTCGCATTACCTAAATCTATAGATCTCGGAGTAGcctgtgtttttaaatcaatttcagGGGCTGCCAAAACGGAGAGTGAACctcctgctaaaaaaaatacgctgatgtaatgttttgtaaggtgcaatgtcaaaaacatgcaaattaaaaaaaggaaagatcCCAATacttaatatattcaaatatcaTGTGGGTACTGGTTAAATCGTGCGAGTTCTGATGAAGACCTGCATGAGTCAAAATAGTAACCGCACGGtttgttattaaaatttgaatagcatttaaaaagcatttagtaAGCAAGCAATTTAACtccttttttaacaaatcactATACCTGCTGATTTGTCCaagaaaaatatcatattttccatattgcttttgacaaaatatttaatttggcTTATAACCTTTCCATGtgtggtctgttttttttttcatgactaAAAATGTAACCAATACATGCAGGAATAAGCTCCAGCATTCATCTGTGTCCCTACCAAAATGCAGTAAAGatggattatttaaaaaaaaaaaaacaggtttgagGTGATACAGTAGTTGATCCCCTGCAGGACTCGCTGTAGATCACCATGTCCTATAGGCGGTTTTATCCTGATGGTTAGAGCaatggtctcaaactcaattcctggaaggccacagctctgcacagtttagctccaaccctaatcaaacaccacctgatccagctaatcaagctcttcTGGATTACTAGAAACTTTCAGGCAGATGTGAGTTGAAGCTGACTGGTGCTGTGACCCTCCAGAAACTGTGTCTCAATACAGACAGGAAATGTTGGTTGGGAGAGTGAATGAATAGCACCTCTTCCCTCAATTCCCACAACTGGGTTGCCCTTGAGCAAGGCATCGAACCCCCAAATGCTCCCCAGGCACTGCAGCAAAAAAATGGACGtggcgtgtgtgtttgttcactaCTGCTCCTAAATTGAATGGATTAAATGTAGAGTATGAGTGCAAAAATGCAATAGCTCTCGCACATATTGGAAAAGATCTTTTCGTAACCTTTCTTTGGCTATTTCGGTACAATAATTCTGTAAATAGCTGATTGCTAAAATGCTTCTTAAAAGTTAACAGCTTCATGTGTTACTAAACAACACTGATGCCAGAACTTTCCAAGTTAATTCTTCTTCCTTTACATATATTCAAGTGACAAtagttattgtttatattttatattttccttatattataaataatattaaagtgtcACCTCACAGCCttgaaaaataatcataaaaccAATTTGTCTGTATTCTATGGAACACTACGTCAAGAGATCATCGATCTGTGAAGTTATAAATGCAAAGTAACTCACAGCAGACATGCAAGAGCACATAGTCCTGCACCTGTGCTCTCTGTTTGCAATGAAAGGGGGTTAGAGACTGACACGAGGGCCTCTGGGCCGGTGGTACAAAACCAGGACCAGTCCCAAGATGCAAATCAGCCCCCAGACCGAGTTTGGGAGCATGTAAGTCAGAGTCAGGGGAGAGGTGTTGTGTGACGGGCTGAATCTCAGCCGAAGCAGGGCTCATGCCTCACCTAACCCATTTATTCTCTCTGACTGACTTGATGCAGCCTATTCATTGTcctagttttaaaaaaaaagacacacctaagcatagttatatatatatatatatatatatatatatatatatatatatatatatatatatatatatatatatatatatatatatatatatatatatataatatagttccACTGTTCTTTTGTAATAAGTACAACAAATGCAGTTACTTGGTGCatcttttagttaattgtcttgtCAATTTGGAATGAGCAATACGTTTGCTAAATTCCTTCAAGACAAACAGACGATTTATGAGCACACAGTTGACAGGTGGGACTATAATAgggataaaatgtaaaagaaatgtctttttttattccacCTATAAAAATTGGACCCTAATCTTAAGAAATCATTTATAAGTCATTATGAGCTTTTACCAAAAAAACACCTACCAAAACAGGTTTGGTCCTGTGAGGACAGAAGAATCTAGAAAACACAGTCTAATTCACCATCAGGGACCGAGTCCAGAAAGCATCTCAAAAAAGACCCTGCCTCCTATCAACAATTGTAATTCCTCCTGGCCTCACCATGTTTATAAAGGCGACTCCACAATCTGACCCGCATCTTTACGGCTAAAATCGTCTATACGGTAAGAAGCATGCTTTTCATTGTCTTTTCTCACTTTCCAATGTTCATGTTATTTGTATACATAGCCctaaatactattattattttagtttttaattaaattaataataatgggaAAAATCATGATAGTCTTGGAGTCTATACTTGGAGTATTTTCAACTATTCTAAATGAGCCATAATGTATACAAATAATGTTACAATGTAAAATGACTATTGGTTATAGGAGCTTAATATTTCTTTTGGTACAAGTACATGTTTTCATATgatattaattttttatcacTATAACAGTGACTATAAGAAAGCATGctgattgttttaaaatgttactagttagaaaacaacaaaaaaagtatacaatTTAAATTGAAGACTAAAATCAGCTTATCGACTAAAATCAATTACTTGTTCTATGTACTAGTCTGAAAttctattacattta carries:
- the LOC122341958 gene encoding G-protein coupled receptor 183-like, whose translation is MEGQLRHDKRFSYILRSSLPSSNLTTSSINATQVFSVFDGCEDMVAGVVFDLAIQCFNIIIGIPANLLVLANLIKTRNEPLTSDIFLGCLAFMDAYFGFMTIIAFLNFYHWRSAMGWRAMKFSYGVKDTSGPLLLSCVCLDRFIAVIFPIAFGQLKDIKYRIGLTVVVLLLTFAYASAKTVGGIHNFEKVFTGEVLFAFTWMVVCNVAILWALKRSRGSGKDEMNPMKRKAFKMVLSILIIIISNYLPPVALFPFEDHYPHKVFTCYVQPVCFAFVNISSTIQPLTYLSRLEKVPFLPESCVEKLSCKEKNNPSK